Within Kutzneria chonburiensis, the genomic segment TCGCCTGCGTGAACGGACTCACCTACGCCATCGGCATGGTCATGGGGGAGCTGTGGCTGCGCCGCCGGTTCGGCAAGCTCGGCAGCCGCCGGGTGGTGAAGACCTACGTCAAGACCGGGGTCAGCTCGGTCTGGGGCGCGGCCGCCGCCCTGGCCGTGGCCCTGGTGGTTACCCGATACATTCCCGGGGGTATCCACCGCGCGGGCGGTGCCTGGTTGACCCTGGTCGGCGGCGGACTGCTCGGCCTGGCGTGCGCATTCGGCATGATGACGTTGCTGAGGGTGCGCGAACTACAGCCGGCGCTGAGTCGAATCACCCGATTCGTGCGGCGGACCTGAGGGTTCACCCGGGGCCTGACCGACCGGTTTCACGTACCCTCGACCCCGAGCGGGACGGGAGAAGCACGCGGTGAGCACCTGGCCGACCGAGATGGCCCCGCCCGGCAGAGACAATGCCGGGCCGCCCAGCCATGCCCTCCTGCCGGGCGGCATGGTCGGTGACGGCCGCTATCGGCTGCTCAGCTACTCCGGCACGGACGCCCGCTGCAACGCGCAGCTGTGGCGAGCCCGCGACGGTCAGCTGGGCCGCGACGTCGCCCTGACCGTGTTGCTCGGCAATCAGGCTGACGCGCGCGCGGCCGCAAGGGTTCGACGGACCATCGAGCGAGCCATGCACGCCGCCAGCTACGCGCACCCCGGTGTGTCCCGGATCCTGGACGTGCTCAGCCCGGCCAACGGCATCGCGCCGCGGGAGCAGATCCTCGGCATCGTCGTCGCCGAGTGGACCAACGGCACCGACCTGATCGACCTCATCGCCGACGGGCCGCTACCCGCCGCCACCGCATCTCGGCTGCTGGAGCCGCTGGCCGCGGCCGTCGAAGGCGCGCACCACGCCGGCCTCGTGCTGGGCACCGAGCACCCGCAGCGGATCCGCGTCACCCCCGAAGGCCAGCTGCGGCTGGCCTTCCCCGGGCCGCGGGCCGAAGCGACGTCCCGTGACGACGTGAAGGGCCTCGGCGCGATCCTGTACCTGCTGCTCACCGGTCGCTGGGCGCTGCCCGGCGGTCCCGAGGGACTGCCGGCCGCGCCGGTCGGCCCCAACGGCAGCGTCGTCGCGCCACGCAGCCTGCACCCGATGGTCCCGCACTCGCTGTCCACGGTGGCCGTGCGCAGCCTGGAGGACACCAGCGTCGGCGGCATCCGCACCGGCGCCGCGATCCTGGCCGTGCTGGACGAGATCGCCGAGGCCGAAGCCGAGACCGGGCTCATCCCGGTGGTGGCCGACGAGCCCGACGACGACGTCGTCTGGACGACCCAGCGGCCGGTCAAGGACTCCCGGCGCACCCGCAAGCTGGTCATCGGCGTCAGCGCGCTGGCCGTGGCCACGCTGCTGGTGCTGGGCTGGATCGCCATGCAGGTGGTCGGCTTCTTCAACGAGAACAACACCAAGGGCGACGGCGGGCCGCCGCTGGTGATCAGCCAGGTGGTGCCGACCAGCGACACCAAGCAGTCGGTCAACAACGCCCCGACCGCCACCTCCGGCCCGGTCAAGCCGGCCGGTGTCACCGTGTTCAACGTGGCCAGCGACCCGGACAGCCCCAGCAAGGGCGGCCTGGCCGTTGACGGCGACGTCAACACGTCCTGGCGGACCGACAAGTACCTGAACAACTTCCCGGCGCTCAAGCCCGGCATCGGCCTGATGGCGACGTTCAGCACGCCGGTGAAGCTGGCCCAGGTCGTGATCACCTCGCCGAGCGCCAACACCAAGATCGAGATCCGCACCGCGGCCAGCGGCACGCCCCAGCTCCAGCAGACCCTGGTCGTCGGGTCCGGGGTGCTGGGCGCGGGCGACACGATCATCCCGGTGAAGATGGCGACGCCGAGCGATCGCATCGTCGTATGGATCACCAGCATGAGCCCGAGCGGCAAGCTGTGGGCTTCACAGCTGTCCGAAGTGAAGTTCATCGGAGCCAAGTAGGGCCGTCCGATGATCACCTGTTCGGCCGCGTCAAGGGGCCCGAACGCAGGACCGATATCCTCAGCACGTGACCGCAGCCGCCAGCTCGGACGCCGACCTGATAGCGGCTCATGCCGCCGGCGATCCGCATGCTTTCGGGGAGTTGGTCAGGCGACATCGGGACCGGATGTGGGCGGTGGCCGTACGCACCCTTCGCGACCCGGACGAGGCGGCTGACGCGCTCCAAGAGGCATTCATCTCCGCGTTCCGCGCCGCCGGCTCGTTCCGGGCCGAGGCGCAGGTGACCACCTGGCTGCACCGCATCGTGGTGAACGCCTGCCTCGACCGGATCCGCCGGCGCAAACCGACGGTGCCGCTGCCCGAGGAGGGCGCGCAGGAGCCCAGCGTGCCCCGCGACGCGGTGTCGGAGCTCCAGACCCGGATGGTCGTCCAGGAGGCGTTGCACGTGCTGCCCGACGAGCAGCGCGTGCCGATCGTCATGGTCGACGTCGAGGGATACTCCGTCGCGGAGACCGCGAAGCTGCTCGGCATCGCCGAGGGCACCGTGAAAAGCCGCTGCGCCCGGGGCCGGACGAAGCTGGCGAAACTTCTCGGGCACCTGCGGAACCCAAGTGCAGATGCGAACGTCCCAGGTAGTGCACAGGGTTCGCACTCGCAACGCCACTGGGAGGGCCGATGAACGGGGATTCGCCCCACGGCGAGCAGCCGTGGTCCGTTGACCTGCTCGCCGACCTGCACGCGGACGGCGGCGACCGGTCCCGGCTCGACGCCGACGCCTTGGCCGTGCTGGCCGCCCTGGACGCCACCCAGGCCGAGCTGTCGGCGCTGCCGCCGATGCGTATGCCCGACCACGTCGCCGCTCGCCTGGACGCCGCGCTGGCCGCCGAGGCCGCCGCCCGTAGCGGTCCCGTCTCCGTCACGCCGATGCCGCCGGCTACCGGTCCCGTGCCGCCCCTGACCGGCGCCGTGCCGCCGCCCGTGCCCCTGCGGCCGGCCGTGGCGCCGCAGCAGCCCTCCGGCCCGATGGCGCCGGTGGTCGACCTGGCCGCCGCCCGTCGTCGCCGCAATCGCTTGCTGGGCATCGCCGGCGGCGTGGTCACCGCCGCGGCCGTGGCGATCGGCATCGTGGCCGTCACGCTGCCCGGCACCGTCACCACCGGCACCCCGCAGGCCATTCCCAACACCAGCATCCAGACCGACCCGCAGAACACCGGTCCGGTGGCCCTGCGCAGCGACGAGCTGCCCGGGGCCGGCCTCAAAGCCGTTGGGGCGCACGACTACGGCCCGTTCACGGATACCGCCAAACTCAGCGCCTGCCTGGCCGCCAACGGCCTTGACGGCAAGACCAAGCCGATCTTCGGCCGGCGGGCCACCATCGACGGCAAACCGGCCGTGATGTTCCTGCTCCCGACCGGTCAGGCCGTCCGCTACCAGCTGCTGGTCGTCGGCAACGACTGCGCCGCCGGCAACCCGGCGACCTTCGCCAACACGACCATCGGCGGGCGCTAGACGGGGCGACGGCCGGCCTGGTGCCGGCCGTCACTCTCCGGTGTGGAATGCCGGACACCTACCATCGCGTTCAACACAGTGTCTGGCGAGCGCGATACGGAGGTCGTGTCAGTGGCGGCGGAATCAGAAGTCCGGAACCTGATCATCGTCGGGTCCGGCCCCGCGGGCTACACCGCGGCGGTGTACGCGGCCAGGGCGCAGTTGGAGCCGCTGGTGTTCGAGGGCACCCAGTTCGGCGGCGCCCTGATGACCACGACCGAGGTGGAGAACTACCCCGGCTTCCGCGACGGCATCATGGGCCCCGAGCTCATGGAGCAGATGCGCGCGCAGGCCGAACGCTTCGGCGCCGAGC encodes:
- a CDS encoding protein kinase family protein, with protein sequence MSTWPTEMAPPGRDNAGPPSHALLPGGMVGDGRYRLLSYSGTDARCNAQLWRARDGQLGRDVALTVLLGNQADARAAARVRRTIERAMHAASYAHPGVSRILDVLSPANGIAPREQILGIVVAEWTNGTDLIDLIADGPLPAATASRLLEPLAAAVEGAHHAGLVLGTEHPQRIRVTPEGQLRLAFPGPRAEATSRDDVKGLGAILYLLLTGRWALPGGPEGLPAAPVGPNGSVVAPRSLHPMVPHSLSTVAVRSLEDTSVGGIRTGAAILAVLDEIAEAEAETGLIPVVADEPDDDVVWTTQRPVKDSRRTRKLVIGVSALAVATLLVLGWIAMQVVGFFNENNTKGDGGPPLVISQVVPTSDTKQSVNNAPTATSGPVKPAGVTVFNVASDPDSPSKGGLAVDGDVNTSWRTDKYLNNFPALKPGIGLMATFSTPVKLAQVVITSPSANTKIEIRTAASGTPQLQQTLVVGSGVLGAGDTIIPVKMATPSDRIVVWITSMSPSGKLWASQLSEVKFIGAK
- the sigM gene encoding RNA polymerase sigma factor SigM; translated protein: MTAAASSDADLIAAHAAGDPHAFGELVRRHRDRMWAVAVRTLRDPDEAADALQEAFISAFRAAGSFRAEAQVTTWLHRIVVNACLDRIRRRKPTVPLPEEGAQEPSVPRDAVSELQTRMVVQEALHVLPDEQRVPIVMVDVEGYSVAETAKLLGIAEGTVKSRCARGRTKLAKLLGHLRNPSADANVPGSAQGSHSQRHWEGR